GCCAGAGCGCCAGCATGTCATCAAGCACTGGGGACAAATCTGGACCTGGCAGGACACCAACTTGACGGAATACCGCACCGATCGCACCTGGACCAACGTGGCTCTCTCAGAAGAAACGGTCGCTGGCACCTGGACGCAGCGCGTGACTCAAGTCGATGACAGCCCGCGCTACGAAGGCATCGGGAAATGGGTCCACGAGAACGGGATCTCCGTCTGGCAATCAAATGAGGTCTGGCGGCCTCTCCCTCGGCGGGAACACACCAAGCGGGACGACTACGACGTCCTCCTGGGCGTCAACCGCCACCTCATCACACCCGAAGGCTGGGTCCATGAACAATTCAATACCAAACACGTGGTTTTTGCCGACCAACCCCATCACCTCGCCCGGGAATTTGGGCTGAATTTCTATCGCCGGACCGAGGCCGACACCGGCCCAGCCGCCCGTTTTTGGGAAGAAGAAGGACAAGCCTGGGACGCGATGCGACAAGCTTGGGAAACCGTCATTGAGCGGGAAGCCACGGCCGGCATCCCCCAGTATGGGGCCAAGGTTCGCGAGGCGGTCATCTCCGCCATCGCTCCTCTCACAGAACTAGCAGGCGTCGAAAGAGAACGCTTGGCCATCTCGACCGTGGAAGCGCTCGTCGAAGCCACCGAACCAGGCGCGCAAGCGTCCCTGACCCGCTTTCCATAGAGGCCACCCCGTCCGCCGGCCAGAGCGCGCCCTCACGACATCCGCTATCGCTGGCCTGGGAGCAGGGAGGACGACGGGTCCCAGGGCCCAGAGCCTTTGGGCCCAAGACCTTGGCCGCCGGGGTCAGCTTTCTACCCGCCTTGACCCGCTCGCTTGGCGTCGCTTGGTATAAAACGGCCAAACCAAGCCCCGCACATCAATTGGCCCGCGCAAACTGCGAGGGCACGCAACCCTTCTCTTCTCGGAAGGCGCGGGTGAACTGGCTCAAACTGCGGTAGCCCACCTCCGTCCCCACTTCAGAAACGGTCAAACGCCCCTCAGCCAGCAAACTGGCGGCCCAGTGGGCGCGCTCGGCTCGGAGATAACGTCGCAAGGTCACTCCTTCCACCTCGGAAAAGGTGCGGGAGAGAGCGCTGGCACTCACGCCCACTGCCTTGGCAGCCGCCTCCAAATCCAGGGGCTCATCCAAACGATCCGCCAGCCACTTCTTGACCCGGCTGACGCGCTCTTCAGCTAGGCGATTTTGGAGAGAGCAGAAGAATCCTCCGCCGCCCGCTTGCAATCGCATCTCCTCCAAAAGCGCCAGGAATTCCATCGCCTTGGCCCGGAAATAGAGCGGGGAAAGGGCACCGCCTGCCGAAGGCCGGAGAACACTCGCCCCCCAACCTCTCAACTCCTGACCGCTGAGCCCCCGCAAAAGCCGCGTTCCTTCGCCAATGGCCCAGCGATCCCCCGAGACCGTGGCCACTTGCTCAAAGAAATCTCGTTTGTAGGACACTCGCAAAAAGCCATGACCGCTTCCGCGCTCCCGATTCCAACCCCATTTGTTCCCCGAGACCCCAGCCGCCATCATCCAAACCCCGGGTGAAAGACGCACCGGCTCCTCCCCCTCGATCCAGCCATAGCCCGTGCCGCGGACGTTCAGGATGAATTCCACCGAATTGGAATCGACGAGCCCCCGCCACCCGCAATCGCGGGCGGCCGAGCCTTCACACCAGGCCATGGTCATGCGCTCATCACGAAGCAGCCAGCGTGCGCCGCCCGTCCAGGATTCCAGTTCAGTCGAAAGCGCCATAGGGGGGAACCATAGGCAGTTGAGAGGGATTCTCAATCTCAAAATTTGGCGACCTCTCCTCCCCCGGCTCATCCCAGGCTGGAGGAGGAGAACATCTCCAACTGCTCGGGCTGTCGGCTGCGCTCTTCGGCGAATCTCACGCCCAGGCCGAGCAGGCGGACCGCTCGACCGCGCCCCCGCGACCAAGCCTCCGCCAGCAAGGCCTGGTAAAGGCCCGCTTCCATGACCTCGCTGGCCCGCTCCACGGTAGTTTGGCTGAAGTCGGCAAACTTCAGCTTCACGACCAAGCCCTTGAGGGCGCGTTCCCGATGCTTGCCCTCTCGGCTTTCCCGGACCTCGGCCAGCAATTTGGCAAAGGGCGCTTCCAGCCCTGCGAGCGTCTCGATGTTTTCAGAAAAAGTCCGCTCGCTGCTGAGCGACTTGCGGAGGCGGTGGGGTTGGACCTCGCGCTGGTCCACCCCTCGGCAACGCTCGAAGAGCTCCAAACCCCATTTTCCGAAGCGCTGGCTTAACTCGGCTCGGGAAAAGGCCTGCAAGTCGCGGCAGGTCTCCACCCCGAGCGCAGCCAGCTTCTCCTGCATGCGCCGACCCACCCCATGGATTTTGCCGACCGGCAAGTCTCTCAGGAACGCCTCCACCTCCTCAGGCCGAAGCTCGAATTGGCCGTCCGGCTTCTCCCAATCGCTTGCGATCTTGGCCAACATTTTGTTGGGCGCGATCCCGGCTGAAGCCGTCAGGCCCGTCTCTTCCTGGATGCG
This portion of the Verrucomicrobiota bacterium genome encodes:
- a CDS encoding DUF6607 family protein; protein product: MRILSPLLFLSFSLSGLASPPEADRKAILSMAGSFEVSFRFEETASLRSDYEITKPYRESALELVLVVEDSPERIALQHILLVGPERQHVIKHWGQIWTWQDTNLTEYRTDRTWTNVALSEETVAGTWTQRVTQVDDSPRYEGIGKWVHENGISVWQSNEVWRPLPRREHTKRDDYDVLLGVNRHLITPEGWVHEQFNTKHVVFADQPHHLAREFGLNFYRRTEADTGPAARFWEEEGQAWDAMRQAWETVIEREATAGIPQYGAKVREAVISAIAPLTELAGVERERLAISTVEALVEATEPGAQASLTRFP
- a CDS encoding AraC family transcriptional regulator → MALSTELESWTGGARWLLRDERMTMAWCEGSAARDCGWRGLVDSNSVEFILNVRGTGYGWIEGEEPVRLSPGVWMMAAGVSGNKWGWNRERGSGHGFLRVSYKRDFFEQVATVSGDRWAIGEGTRLLRGLSGQELRGWGASVLRPSAGGALSPLYFRAKAMEFLALLEEMRLQAGGGGFFCSLQNRLAEERVSRVKKWLADRLDEPLDLEAAAKAVGVSASALSRTFSEVEGVTLRRYLRAERAHWAASLLAEGRLTVSEVGTEVGYRSLSQFTRAFREEKGCVPSQFARAN
- the dinB gene encoding DNA polymerase IV produces the protein MRKILHIDMDAFYASIEERDHPAWRGKPMAVGGRSRRGVLTTANYEARKFGCRSAMPVFQALERCPHLILAPVRFEVYRAESAKIRRIFHFFTPLVEPLSLDEAYLDVSALHSSGAAVAREIRYRIQEETGLTASAGIAPNKMLAKIASDWEKPDGQFELRPEEVEAFLRDLPVGKIHGVGRRMQEKLAALGVETCRDLQAFSRAELSQRFGKWGLELFERCRGVDQREVQPHRLRKSLSSERTFSENIETLAGLEAPFAKLLAEVRESREGKHRERALKGLVVKLKFADFSQTTVERASEVMEAGLYQALLAEAWSRGRGRAVRLLGLGVRFAEERSRQPEQLEMFSSSSLG